The following proteins come from a genomic window of Finegoldia magna ATCC 29328:
- a CDS encoding phage antirepressor Ant, whose protein sequence is MISNLKTFENKNFGKLTVIEKDGEFFFIANEVATMLGYVNPRKAIYDHVDEEDKGVTKWNTPGGIQNISIINESGLYSLILSSKLPQAKIFKAWVTREVLPSIRKNGGYIVGQEKKTNEDLLADAILVANRIIAEREEEIEELRPKADYYDKLVDYNLLTNFRNTAKELGIPQNQFISFLMDKGLIYRDKKKKLLPYADKNKGYFEVKEWIDPLGTLVGIQTLITPKGRHYLLILLDSEGFYDE, encoded by the coding sequence ATGATAAGTAATCTAAAAACATTTGAAAATAAGAATTTTGGGAAACTCACTGTTATTGAAAAAGATGGTGAGTTTTTCTTTATAGCAAATGAAGTAGCAACTATGCTAGGATATGTCAATCCCAGAAAAGCTATTTATGACCATGTAGACGAAGAAGATAAGGGTGTAACGAAATGGAACACCCCTGGAGGAATACAGAATATTTCAATAATTAACGAATCAGGATTGTATTCACTTATCCTCTCATCAAAACTACCACAAGCAAAAATATTCAAAGCTTGGGTAACTAGAGAAGTCTTACCAAGTATTAGAAAAAACGGAGGATATATAGTAGGGCAAGAAAAGAAAACTAATGAAGATCTACTTGCAGATGCAATTCTTGTAGCCAATAGAATTATTGCTGAAAGAGAAGAAGAAATTGAAGAATTAAGACCAAAGGCAGATTATTATGACAAATTAGTAGATTATAACCTACTTACAAACTTTAGAAATACTGCCAAAGAGTTAGGAATACCACAAAATCAATTTATAAGTTTTCTAATGGATAAGGGATTAATTTACAGAGATAAGAAAAAGAAACTCTTACCTTATGCAGATAAGAACAAGGGATATTTTGAAGTAAAAGAATGGATTGATCCACTAGGTACACTTGTAGGAATACAAACATTAATAACACCAAAGGGAAGACACTACCTACTAATTTTATTAGATAGTGAAGGTTTCTACGATGAATAA
- a CDS encoding PcfB family protein, whose amino-acid sequence MINEEVSRSSLNLEVRLAKATSKAILDALKKVHKQIEDQGGLKNVIKNNGEEVKLKDMVKKGQLEEINLKDPELKELKKILNKHGVKFSVMKDKETGNHSVFFQSKDIKVMEHAFKKAVKASEKKADRKDSITKTINKFKDMAKDTISKDKVKNKHKEQSL is encoded by the coding sequence ATGATTAATGAAGAAGTATCTAGGTCGAGTCTTAACCTTGAAGTAAGGCTTGCAAAAGCAACAAGTAAAGCAATTCTTGATGCCTTAAAGAAAGTTCACAAGCAAATAGAAGATCAAGGAGGCTTGAAAAATGTAATAAAAAATAATGGAGAAGAAGTAAAACTAAAGGATATGGTTAAAAAGGGACAGTTAGAAGAAATTAATCTAAAAGATCCTGAGTTAAAAGAATTAAAGAAAATTTTAAACAAACACGGAGTGAAGTTTTCTGTTATGAAAGATAAGGAAACTGGTAACCACTCTGTGTTTTTTCAATCTAAGGATATAAAAGTAATGGAACACGCCTTTAAAAAAGCAGTTAAGGCTTCTGAAAAAAAGGCCGATAGAAAAGATTCAATAACGAAGACTATAAATAAGTTTAAAGATATGGCTAAGGACACCATTAGTAAAGATAAAGTTAAAAATAAACATAAGGAGCAAAGCTTATGA
- a CDS encoding ATP-binding protein, with the protein MKSLKDFVLRENDIERNGHIYCKVCDKRVDGELLDLGFTKFIPRIKCECEIKRDKENEERERLMKISSLKRDCFSSPLQHQYNFERFLNEKGQAYKVAYNYAKSFEQMKEDNVGLLFHGDVGSGKTYLACSIANELIEREQVKVKIMNLSQVINQIQKSAFKLDSNEIIDNLSNIPLLILDDLGIERDTSYAREQVYNIINSRYLKGRPTIFTTNLSLEIIQNPNIELEYQRIYSRILEMTIPVKVTGEDFRRKIHQEKLRKYKELLLYGGGIDD; encoded by the coding sequence ATGAAAAGCTTAAAAGATTTTGTATTAAGAGAAAATGATATTGAAAGAAATGGACATATTTATTGTAAGGTATGTGATAAAAGAGTCGATGGAGAATTACTTGACCTTGGCTTTACAAAGTTTATTCCCAGAATTAAATGTGAATGTGAAATAAAAAGAGATAAGGAAAATGAAGAAAGAGAAAGACTAATGAAAATATCATCGCTAAAAAGAGATTGTTTCTCATCGCCACTCCAACACCAATATAATTTTGAGAGATTCTTAAATGAAAAAGGTCAAGCTTACAAGGTTGCTTACAATTATGCTAAAAGTTTTGAACAAATGAAGGAAGACAATGTTGGACTTTTATTTCATGGAGATGTTGGCAGTGGAAAGACTTATCTTGCTTGTTCTATTGCAAATGAATTAATTGAAAGAGAACAAGTTAAAGTTAAGATTATGAATTTATCTCAGGTTATAAATCAAATACAAAAATCAGCATTTAAGCTAGATTCAAATGAAATTATAGATAACCTATCAAACATTCCGTTGTTAATTTTAGATGATCTTGGAATTGAAAGGGATACATCTTATGCAAGAGAACAAGTATATAACATTATAAACTCAAGATACTTAAAAGGTAGGCCGACAATTTTTACTACAAACTTATCATTGGAAATTATTCAAAATCCTAATATTGAACTTGAGTATCAGAGGATATATTCAAGAATACTTGAAATGACAATACCAGTTAAAGTTACGGGAGAAGATTTTAGAAGAAAAATCCATCAAGAGAAGTTAAGAAAATACAAAGAGTTACTTTTATATGGAGGTGGAATAGATGATTAA
- a CDS encoding replication initiator protein A, translating into MNFDYFYNRQSEMYNFIRLPMVLMEDEIFESISIEAKVLYSYMLNRMGLSYKNGWIDEDGKVFIYYTMDAIKEQFNCANDKALKIINELDIKSGIGLIEKKRQGLGKPNRIYVKDFMSVFSDSNNRNPDFRKAEVQTSDNRNSRTPNNRLQDFRKSEGNYNNISNNELRKNDFSKGQKPYGIYKNIFLTDEEYKDLTNELGSRISDYIDRLSSYMKANNRVYQDYKATIINWYLNDQAKNINDNTTRKMNYDIGESL; encoded by the coding sequence ATGAATTTTGATTATTTTTATAATAGGCAATCTGAGATGTATAACTTCATTAGGTTACCTATGGTATTAATGGAAGATGAGATTTTTGAGAGCATTTCTATTGAAGCTAAAGTTTTGTATTCATATATGCTTAATCGAATGGGTCTTTCATATAAAAATGGCTGGATAGATGAAGATGGAAAAGTCTTTATTTACTACACAATGGATGCTATTAAAGAGCAATTTAACTGTGCTAATGATAAAGCCTTAAAGATTATAAATGAGCTTGATATAAAATCAGGAATTGGATTGATAGAAAAGAAAAGACAAGGACTTGGAAAACCAAATAGGATATATGTTAAAGATTTTATGAGTGTTTTCTCCGATTCAAATAATAGAAATCCAGATTTCCGAAAAGCAGAAGTCCAGACTTCCGATAATCGGAATTCAAGAACTCCTAATAACAGACTTCAAGATTTCCGAAAATCGGAAGGTAACTATAACAATATTAGTAATAATGAGTTAAGAAAGAATGATTTTAGTAAGGGACAAAAGCCTTATGGAATATATAAAAACATATTTTTGACTGATGAAGAATACAAGGACTTAACAAATGAGTTAGGAAGTAGAATTAGTGACTACATTGATAGGTTGTCGTCATATATGAAAGCAAATAACAGAGTGTATCAAGATTACAAGGCAACGATAATCAATTGGTATCTTAATGATCAGGCAAAAAACATTAATGATAATACAACAAGGAAAATGAATTACGATATAGGAGAGAGTTTATGA
- a CDS encoding CD1845 family protein, which produces MRWIIRIILLPIRLVLSLLIAFLTFILSLSTALLSVVSTLIFIIGIASIFQGDKQIVIEALILAFLFSPFGLPKLSIYVIGLLELLNYTIKSI; this is translated from the coding sequence ATGAGATGGATAATTAGAATAATTTTATTACCGATAAGATTAGTGTTGAGTTTGCTCATAGCTTTTTTAACCTTCATATTAAGTTTGAGTACTGCGTTGTTAAGCGTAGTTTCTACTTTGATTTTTATAATTGGAATAGCTAGCATTTTTCAAGGAGACAAGCAAATTGTAATTGAAGCACTAATATTAGCATTTTTATTTAGTCCATTTGGATTACCTAAATTAAGTATATATGTTATTGGATTATTAGAATTATTAAACTATACAATAAAATCAATTTGA
- the lysS gene encoding lysine--tRNA ligase, with amino-acid sequence MENLNEMLQIRRQKLQELLDANENPYVHEKFDNANNTKEISDNFDEFDGKEVKIAGRIMSKRGHGKVNFMDLQDSLGRIQLFNKVNELGEENYAKVKNMDIGDIVGVEGSIFKTHSGEISIRTKSVVLLSKSLQILPEKWHGLKDPDLRYRQRYVDLIMNPEIKDTFVKRSRIISAIREFLDTRGFLEVDTPILNTIAGGANARPFITHHNTLDIDMYLRIANELYLKRLIVGGFDKVYEMGRMFRNEGMDHTHNPEYTAIELYQAYADYNDMMDITEQLVAFVCEKVNGSMKSQFGETEIDFTPPWKRITMVDAIKEYADINFDEIETDEQAREVAKANNVDIKDNMSRGEVINECFEHFCEEKLVQPTFVLGHPVEVSPLAKRNPDDERYTHRFEAFVCTKEIANAFSELNNPIDQKERFLKQVEARENGDDEAQMMDYDFLNALEVGLPPTGGLGIGVDRLIMMLTNNESIRDIMLFPTMKPIGLEKAENGGLSKETYETYDKLTTEEIDLSKVKVEPLFEDMVDFETFSKSDFRVVKVKNCEEVPKSKKLLKFTLDDGSEKERVILSGIKEYYSAESLIGKTLLAICNLPPRKMMGIDSEGMIISAICEYDGEEKLNLIMLDDNIPAGSKLY; translated from the coding sequence ATGGAAAATTTAAACGAAATGCTACAAATTCGTAGACAAAAGTTGCAAGAATTATTAGATGCAAATGAAAATCCATACGTTCATGAAAAATTTGATAATGCTAATAATACTAAAGAAATATCTGATAACTTTGACGAATTTGACGGGAAAGAAGTTAAAATAGCCGGAAGAATTATGAGTAAAAGAGGCCATGGTAAAGTTAATTTCATGGACTTGCAAGATTCTCTTGGTAGAATACAATTATTTAATAAAGTAAATGAGTTAGGCGAAGAAAACTACGCAAAAGTTAAAAATATGGATATTGGAGACATTGTTGGTGTTGAAGGAAGCATATTCAAGACACACAGCGGCGAAATATCTATTAGAACAAAATCAGTAGTTTTATTGTCTAAATCATTACAAATATTACCTGAAAAATGGCACGGATTAAAAGATCCGGATTTGAGATATAGACAAAGATACGTGGATTTAATTATGAATCCAGAAATCAAAGATACTTTTGTTAAGAGATCTAGAATTATTTCGGCAATCAGAGAATTCTTGGATACAAGAGGATTCTTGGAAGTTGATACTCCAATCTTAAATACAATTGCTGGTGGAGCAAATGCGAGACCATTTATCACTCACCATAACACTTTGGATATAGATATGTATTTGCGTATTGCAAATGAATTATACCTAAAGAGATTAATCGTAGGTGGATTTGACAAAGTTTATGAAATGGGTAGAATGTTCAGAAACGAAGGAATGGACCACACACATAACCCAGAATATACGGCAATAGAATTGTACCAAGCATACGCTGACTACAACGATATGATGGATATAACGGAACAATTAGTTGCATTCGTGTGTGAAAAAGTTAATGGTTCTATGAAATCTCAATTCGGTGAAACTGAAATTGACTTTACACCACCATGGAAAAGAATCACAATGGTTGATGCGATAAAAGAATACGCAGATATAAATTTTGATGAAATTGAAACTGATGAACAAGCTCGTGAAGTTGCTAAAGCAAATAATGTTGACATAAAAGACAACATGTCGCGTGGAGAAGTAATCAACGAATGTTTCGAACATTTCTGTGAAGAAAAATTGGTTCAACCAACATTTGTGTTGGGTCATCCAGTGGAAGTAAGTCCATTAGCTAAGAGAAATCCAGACGACGAAAGATACACTCACAGATTTGAAGCATTTGTATGCACAAAAGAAATCGCAAACGCATTTAGTGAATTGAACAATCCAATCGATCAAAAAGAAAGATTCTTGAAACAAGTTGAAGCTAGAGAAAATGGTGACGACGAAGCTCAAATGATGGATTATGATTTCTTGAATGCATTGGAAGTAGGACTTCCACCAACAGGCGGATTGGGAATTGGTGTTGACAGACTTATAATGATGTTGACTAACAACGAATCAATCAGAGATATTATGTTATTCCCAACAATGAAGCCAATAGGCTTAGAAAAGGCAGAAAATGGGGGTTTGTCAAAAGAAACTTACGAAACTTACGACAAACTTACGACAGAAGAAATTGACCTTTCAAAAGTGAAAGTTGAACCATTATTTGAAGATATGGTAGACTTTGAAACTTTCTCAAAATCTGATTTTAGAGTTGTAAAGGTTAAAAACTGCGAAGAAGTTCCTAAGTCAAAAAAACTTTTGAAATTTACATTAGATGATGGTTCTGAAAAAGAAAGAGTTATTTTATCTGGTATTAAGGAATATTACAGCGCAGAGAGCTTAATTGGAAAGACACTACTTGCAATTTGTAATCTTCCTCCTCGTAAGATGATGGGAATCGACTCAGAAGGTATGATTATATCTGCAATTTGTGAGTATGACGGTGAAGAAAAACTTAACTTAATAATGCTGGATGATAATATTCCAGCAGGATCAAAATTATATTAA
- the greA gene encoding transcription elongation factor GreA: MADKEFLLTQEGLDQHKEELEFLKTTRRTEIAEKIKVARGFGDLSENAEYDEAKNEQAQVEERINYLENLLLHAKVIQDDENQKDVVTVGSTVTYKNLNLNKEMTYQIVGTAESDPFAGRISNESPTGKALLNLKVGDTTKVETPGGIVELKVLTVKKG; encoded by the coding sequence ATGGCAGATAAAGAATTTTTATTAACTCAAGAAGGATTAGATCAACATAAAGAAGAACTTGAGTTTTTAAAGACTACTCGCAGAACAGAAATAGCTGAAAAAATCAAAGTTGCAAGAGGATTTGGTGACCTTTCTGAAAATGCGGAATACGATGAAGCTAAAAATGAACAAGCTCAAGTAGAAGAAAGAATTAACTATCTTGAAAACTTGCTTTTACATGCAAAAGTAATTCAAGATGATGAAAATCAAAAAGATGTTGTTACAGTGGGATCAACTGTAACTTACAAAAATTTAAATTTAAACAAAGAAATGACTTATCAAATAGTAGGAACGGCAGAATCTGATCCTTTTGCAGGCAGAATTTCAAATGAATCTCCAACTGGAAAAGCTCTGTTAAACCTCAAAGTTGGTGACACAACAAAAGTTGAAACACCAGGTGGAATCGTAGAATTAAAGGTATTAACTGTAAAGAAAGGATAA
- the dusB gene encoding tRNA dihydrouridine synthase DusB, which yields MIKEKLNLNSNLFLAPLAGVTDIPFRILCGELGAGLCFTEMISAKGLYYDDKKTKKLLDTDPREKSTSVQIFGHEPEIIAYATRFLTENYNFKSIDINMGCPAPKIFKNGDGSALMGDLNLAEDVIRACKNNTDLPVSVKFRLGIDENSMNYMQLAQICERLKVDYITLHARTRKMFYSGEADWLHIKRVVENVDIPVFGNGDCFTKEDIRKNMEYSNCDGVLLARGAMQNPFIFSDDENKSKEEVIDTIKKHMQLKLEFYEERRAILEMRKHIQWYLKGFRNSNKVKNKINQLTDLDEIYKILDEFKNE from the coding sequence ATGATTAAAGAAAAATTGAACTTGAATAGTAATTTGTTTTTGGCACCATTGGCTGGAGTTACAGATATTCCTTTTCGAATACTTTGTGGAGAATTAGGAGCTGGATTATGCTTTACAGAAATGATAAGTGCCAAAGGACTTTACTATGATGACAAAAAAACTAAGAAACTTTTAGATACAGATCCTCGAGAAAAAAGTACGTCGGTTCAAATATTTGGACACGAACCAGAAATCATAGCCTATGCAACAAGATTTCTGACTGAAAATTACAATTTCAAATCCATAGATATAAATATGGGATGTCCTGCACCGAAAATTTTCAAAAACGGTGATGGATCTGCTTTAATGGGGGACTTGAACTTAGCAGAAGATGTTATAAGAGCCTGCAAAAACAACACTGATTTACCAGTTTCTGTAAAATTTAGACTTGGAATTGATGAAAATTCTATGAATTATATGCAGCTTGCACAAATTTGCGAAAGATTAAAGGTTGACTACATTACACTTCATGCTAGAACAAGAAAAATGTTTTATTCAGGAGAAGCTGATTGGTTACACATTAAAAGAGTGGTTGAAAATGTGGATATACCTGTATTTGGTAATGGTGATTGTTTTACAAAAGAAGATATCAGAAAAAACATGGAATACTCAAATTGCGATGGAGTTTTGTTAGCAAGAGGTGCAATGCAAAATCCATTTATTTTTAGTGATGATGAAAATAAATCAAAAGAAGAAGTAATCGACACTATAAAAAAACACATGCAATTGAAATTGGAGTTTTATGAAGAAAGACGTGCGATTTTGGAAATGCGAAAGCATATTCAATGGTATCTGAAAGGATTCAGAAATTCCAATAAAGTAAAAAATAAAATCAATCAATTGACAGATCTTGATGAAATATACAAAATTCTAGATGAATTTAAAAATGAATAA
- a CDS encoding type III pantothenate kinase, with translation MEDILLVIDIGNTNIVLGIFKDDELIFEWRISTDLHKTSDEYALTLRQALEYSNVKKSDVKEAIIGSVVPNLMPTIPKAVKKYLGIEPLIVDEKIKTGIVNKYASPKEVGVDRIINAVSACKKYSTPVIIVDIGTAITFDYITENKEYLGGAIAPGIAISSEALFMKTAKLPKIEIEMPDSVIGDSTVKSMQSGVVFGFIGLIDYIIEKILEEKDKTKDEVTIIATGGFSYLIAKQSKYITIIDKLITLDGLKIINDLNKND, from the coding sequence GTGGAAGATATTTTACTCGTAATAGATATTGGAAATACTAATATCGTATTAGGTATTTTTAAAGATGATGAACTGATTTTTGAATGGAGAATATCGACAGACCTACACAAAACTAGTGACGAGTATGCTCTAACACTAAGGCAAGCTTTGGAATATTCAAACGTAAAAAAATCAGATGTAAAAGAAGCTATCATTGGTTCAGTAGTACCAAATCTAATGCCAACTATACCAAAAGCAGTTAAAAAATATTTGGGAATAGAACCATTGATAGTAGATGAAAAAATAAAGACAGGAATAGTTAATAAATATGCATCTCCTAAAGAAGTCGGTGTAGATAGAATTATCAACGCAGTAAGTGCTTGTAAAAAATATTCTACACCAGTTATTATTGTAGATATTGGAACTGCGATTACTTTCGATTATATTACAGAAAATAAAGAATACTTGGGAGGAGCAATAGCTCCAGGGATTGCAATCTCATCTGAAGCATTATTTATGAAGACGGCAAAACTACCTAAAATTGAAATAGAAATGCCAGATAGTGTTATCGGAGACAGTACTGTAAAAAGTATGCAATCTGGTGTTGTGTTTGGATTTATTGGATTAATAGATTATATAATTGAAAAAATCTTAGAAGAAAAAGATAAGACAAAAGACGAGGTAACAATTATTGCGACAGGTGGTTTTTCGTATTTGATTGCTAAACAATCAAAGTACATCACAATTATAGACAAACTAATCACATTGGATGGATTAAAAATTATTAACGATTTAAATAAAAATGATTAA
- a CDS encoding CTP synthase, with product MSKFIFITGGVVSGIGKGISGASIGRMLKDRGISVFMQKFDPYLNIDPGTMSPYQHGEVFVTKDGAETDLDLGHYERFINEELTQRSNITTGKVYNDVIKKERRGDYNGKTVQVIPHITDEIKKAVYKAAEESQADIVITEIGGTVGDIESLPFLEAIRQIHAENEKEDVLFIHTTLVPTIPGSNELKTKPTQHSYKELMSLGIKTNVIILRSEGIVTDELKEKISLFCDVPVEAIIQSFNVDFIYEVPLKFQEQNLDKYIMRKMKLKSKVEEDGKWRKMIENYRKATETVNIGLVGKYTELHDAYLSVEQALIDAGYANNHKVNIRWINSEELNKDNIKESFEGLNGIIVPGGFGGRGMEGMVETSKYCRENNMPYFGICLGMQIAAIDIARNVLGLADANTAEVVADCKNPVISLMKEQRDIEDIGGTLRLGNYECHLKDKSLAKELYGEEFIQERHRHRYEFNNDYREQFEKNNVVFSGINDQYNLVEMLEIPENKFFLGCQFHPEFKSRPNKIHPLFDGFIKASIENK from the coding sequence ATGAGTAAATTTATTTTTATTACTGGAGGAGTTGTCTCTGGTATAGGTAAGGGAATTAGTGGTGCAAGTATTGGTAGAATGCTAAAAGACAGAGGAATTTCTGTGTTTATGCAAAAATTTGATCCTTACTTGAATATTGACCCAGGAACTATGAGTCCTTATCAACACGGGGAAGTTTTTGTAACAAAAGATGGAGCGGAAACTGACCTAGACTTAGGCCACTACGAAAGATTTATCAACGAAGAATTAACTCAAAGATCAAACATTACCACAGGAAAAGTCTACAATGATGTTATTAAAAAAGAAAGACGTGGAGATTACAACGGTAAAACTGTACAAGTTATTCCACATATTACTGATGAAATAAAAAAAGCAGTGTACAAAGCAGCTGAAGAATCTCAAGCTGATATTGTTATAACAGAAATTGGTGGAACTGTTGGAGACATTGAATCATTGCCTTTCTTGGAAGCAATCAGACAAATCCATGCAGAAAATGAAAAAGAAGATGTATTATTTATTCATACAACTTTAGTTCCAACAATACCTGGAAGCAATGAGCTTAAAACAAAACCAACGCAACATTCATACAAAGAATTGATGAGTTTGGGAATTAAAACAAATGTAATAATCCTTAGAAGTGAAGGCATAGTTACAGATGAATTAAAAGAAAAAATCTCATTATTCTGTGACGTTCCTGTTGAAGCTATTATTCAATCATTTAATGTTGATTTCATTTATGAAGTTCCATTGAAATTCCAAGAACAAAATTTGGATAAGTATATCATGAGAAAAATGAAACTTAAATCTAAAGTTGAAGAAGATGGAAAATGGAGAAAAATGATTGAAAACTACAGAAAAGCAACTGAAACTGTAAACATAGGTTTAGTGGGAAAATATACAGAACTTCACGACGCTTATCTTTCCGTAGAACAAGCTCTAATAGATGCGGGATATGCAAATAATCACAAAGTAAACATTCGTTGGATTAATTCAGAAGAATTAAACAAAGATAATATAAAAGAATCATTCGAAGGCTTGAATGGTATCATCGTTCCAGGCGGATTTGGTGGAAGAGGCATGGAAGGAATGGTTGAAACTTCAAAATATTGTCGTGAAAACAACATGCCTTATTTCGGAATTTGTTTGGGAATGCAAATTGCCGCAATAGATATTGCTAGAAACGTATTAGGTTTGGCAGATGCAAATACAGCTGAAGTTGTTGCTGATTGCAAAAATCCTGTAATAAGTTTGATGAAAGAACAACGAGATATTGAAGATATAGGTGGAACATTAAGACTTGGTAATTACGAATGTCACTTGAAGGATAAATCATTAGCAAAAGAATTGTATGGTGAAGAATTCATTCAAGAAAGACACAGACATAGATACGAATTCAACAACGATTATAGAGAACAATTCGAAAAAAACAACGTAGTATTTTCAGGAATTAATGACCAATATAATTTGGTAGAAATGCTTGAAATACCAGAAAACAAGTTCTTCTTAGGTTGTCAATTCCACCCAGAATTCAAATCAAGACCTAATAAAATTCATCCTTTATTCGATGGATTCATCAAAGCGTCCATTGAAAATAAATAA